A region of the Gammaproteobacteria bacterium genome:
CGATCGCCCAAATGATGCGCCCCCGGTTCATACCACGAGCCGCCTGCCGGCAAAGTGAATGAAGATGTCTTCCAACGTGGCCTCTTCCGTGTGGATCGTGAGGAGGTCGCGCTGGGCAAGTGCCCGGCGGATCCGTTCGTCGGCATCCTGATCGTCGAGCGGAATGACGGTCTCGACCACTTCGCCGTCTTTCCTGGCTCTGATCTTGACGGAACGCCGGCCGTAGATCTGCTTGAGATTCTCCGGCGCGTCGGTGACCAAGACGTGGCCCTCATCGATGAAAGCGACTCGATCGGACAGTCTGTCGGCCTCTGCCATGTCGTGGGTCGTCAGCAACACAGCTGCTCCGCGGAGCGACTCTTGTTCGATCACCTGGCGAATCGACTGCGACGAGACCGGATCGAGGCCGTCGGTCGGCTCGTCGAGAAACAGGACATCGGGAGTGTTGATCAGTGCCCTGGCAATCATGAGGCGCTGTTTCATCCCTTTGGAGAACTCTGCGACTCGATCGTCCGCACGATCGGCGAGGTCGACTCTGCGCAGCAGCGGGTCGGGATCGAGGTTGGCGATTCCGAAGAGCCGACCGAAGAAGATCAGGTTCTCCTTGGCCGACATGTTGCCGTAGAGATTCTTCTCTTCGAACGCCACGCCGATACGGGCCTGAATCTGCGTTGCCTGTGCAGGCATGCTCATGCCGAGAATGGTGATGGTGCCCGACAACGGCTTCAGCTGGCCCGTGAGCATCTTGATGGTTGTGG
Encoded here:
- a CDS encoding ATP-binding cassette domain-containing protein produces the protein MSEPAIQVEGISYSYDGQLAVDDVSFTVAPGETLGFLGPNGAGKSTTIKMLTGQLKPLSGTITILGMSMPAQATQIQARIGVAFEEKNLYGNMSAKENLIFFGRLFGIANLDPDPLLRRVDLADRADDRVAEFSKGMKQRLMIARALINTPDVLFLDEPTDGLDPVSSQSIRQVIEQESLRGAAVLLTTHDMAEADRLSDRVAFIDEGHVLVTDAPENLKQIYGRRSVKIRARKDGEVVETVIPLDDQDADERIRRALAQRDLLTIHTEEATLEDIFIHFAGRRLVV